One window from the genome of Balearica regulorum gibbericeps isolate bBalReg1 chromosome 18, bBalReg1.pri, whole genome shotgun sequence encodes:
- the EPN3 gene encoding epsin-3 isoform X1: MTTSALRRQVKNIVHNYSEAEIKVREATSNDPWGPPSSLMSEIADLTFNTVAFAEVMGMIWRRLNDSGKNWRHVYKALTLLDYLIKTGSEKVTHQCRENLYTIQTLKDFQYVDRDGKDQGINIREKVKQVMALLKDEERLKQERAHALQTKERMALEGMGSGSHQVTYGRRTSPYGEDYGRARGSPSSFNSSSSSPRFASDLEQARPQTTGEEELQLQLALAMSREEAEKKPLPPISSTDEERQLQLALALSKEEHEKEVRAWQGENSLLQRSMEETAQSKEEEEEEDKMKKSQSSILELADIFGPAPAPSSHTSADPWDMPDMKPKVEPAASAWAGAPDPWVPVPAAGGEPLSQASALSQQTSSGPWDFPPGTTAASDPWGKAPLSSGFPPADPWVTASPPAQVSGSTPAADPWAAVADQPPNPAPGGDAFDLFAKPPEPAEPPEQEPSQLPSSAKSNSPVELDPFGDLFPGTRQDGAKSFDLTNLADSLPESGKERKDCKTPEAFLGPAASSLVNLDSLVAPAPASKTRNPFLSGLSTPSPTNPFSLAEQPKPTLNQMRTSSPVPGLPAGLPANSMTYSASLPLPLSSVPAAAAALPASASAFPQAGAFPELPSNLPQPLLPLSGPPAPPSAPGGLNPFL, translated from the exons ATGACGACCTCGGCGCTGCGCCGGCAGGTGAAAAACATCGTGCACAACTACTCGGAGGCAGAGATCAAGGTGCGGGAGGCCACCTCCAATGatccctggggaccccccagcTCCCTGATGTCGGAGATCGCCGACCTCACCTTCAACACGGTGGCCTTCGCCGAGGTCATGGGCATGATCTGGCGGCGGCTGAATGACAGCGGCAAGAACTGGCGTCACGTCTATAAAGCCCTCACGCTCCTGGACTACCTCATCAAAACCGGCTCTGAGAAGGTGACCCACCAGTGCCGGGAGAACCTCTACACCATCCAGACACTGAAGGACTTCCAGTACGTGGACCGTGACGGCAAGGACCAGGGCATCAACATCCGGGAGAAGGTGAAGCAGGTGATGGCGCTGCTGAAGGATGAAGAGCGGCTGAAGCAGGAGCGGGCGCACGCGCTGCAGACCAAGGAGCGCATGGCCCTCGAGGGCATGGGCAGCGGCAGCCACCAGGTCACCTACGGCCGCCGCACGTCACCCTACGGCGAAGACTACGGCCGGGCGCGGGGCTCGCCCTCCTCCTTTAACT CATCATCCTCATCCCCACGGTTCGCCTCTGACTTGGAGCAAGCGAGGCCCCAGACGACGGGcgaggaggagctgcagctgcagcttgCGCTGGCCATGAGTCGGGAGGAGGCGGAGAAG AAGCCACTTCCTCCAATTTCCAGTACAGACGAAGAAAGGCAATTGCAGCTAGCGCTTGCACTGAGCAAAGAGGAGCACGAGAAG GAGGTGAGGGCTTGGCAAGGGGAGAACTCCCTGCTGCAGAGATCCATGGAGGAGACTGCCCAGagcaaggaggaagaggaggaagaagataaGATGAAGAAAAGCCAG TCCTCTATCCTGGAGCTGGCAGATATATTCGGGCCGGCGCCAGCCCCCTCCAGCCACACGTCTGCCGACCCGTGGGATATGCCAG ATATGAAACCCAAAGTGGAGCCGGCAGCCTCTGCCTGGGCGGGTGCGCCTGACCCCTGGGTGCCTGTCCCAGCCGCCGGCGGGGAGCCCCTCTCCCAGGCGAGCGCCTTGTCCCAGCAAACCTCCTCTGGGCCCTGGGATTTCCCCCCCGGCACCACTGCAGCCTCGGACCCTTGGGGCAAGGCACCCTTGTCTTCTGGCTTCCCTCCTGCGGACCCCTGGGTGACGgcgtccccccccgcccaggtCTCTGGTTCTACGCCAGCTGCCGACCCGTGGGCTGCTGTGGCTGACCAACCTCCTAACCCTG ctccagGGGGGGACGCTTTCGACCTGTTTGCAAAGCCGCCCGAGCCAGCCGAGCCGCCAGAGCAGGAGCCCTCGCAGCTGCCCTCCTCCGCCAAGTCCAACAGCCCCGTCG agctggaccccTTCGGCGACCTGTTCCCCGGCACCAGGCAGGATGGGGCGAAGAGCTTTGACCTCACCAACCTGGCCGATTCCCTGCCCGAATCCGGCAAGGAGCGGAAGGACTGTAAAACCCCCGAGGCCTTCCTCGGCCCTGCCGCCTCCTCTCTGGTCAACCTGGACTCCCTGGTCGCACCTGCGCCGGCTTCCAAGACGCGCAACCCCTTTCTGTCGG GTCTGAGCACGCCATCCCCCACCAACCCCTTCAGCCTCGCCGAACAGCCCAAGCCAACGCTCAACCAGATGCGGACCAGCTCACCGGTGCCCGGGCTGCCCGCGGGCCTCCCCGCCAACTCCATGACCTACAGCGCATCCCTGCCGCTGCCCCTCAGCAGcgtccccgccgccgctgccgccctcCCTGCCTCCGCCAGTGCCTTCCCCCAGGCCGGCGCCTTCCCCGAACTCCCCAGCAACTTGCCGCAGCCTTTACTGCCGCTGAgcggccccccggccccgccgtcTGCTCCGGGGGGGCTCAACCCTTTCCTCTGA
- the EPN3 gene encoding epsin-3 isoform X2: MTTSALRRQVKNIVHNYSEAEIKVREATSNDPWGPPSSLMSEIADLTFNTVAFAEVMGMIWRRLNDSGKNWRHVYKALTLLDYLIKTGSEKVTHQCRENLYTIQTLKDFQYVDRDGKDQGINIREKVKQVMALLKDEERLKQERAHALQTKERMALEGMGSGSHQVTYGRRTSPYGEDYGRARGSPSSFNSSSSSPRFASDLEQARPQTTGEEELQLQLALAMSREEAEKEVRAWQGENSLLQRSMEETAQSKEEEEEEDKMKKSQSSILELADIFGPAPAPSSHTSADPWDMPDMKPKVEPAASAWAGAPDPWVPVPAAGGEPLSQASALSQQTSSGPWDFPPGTTAASDPWGKAPLSSGFPPADPWVTASPPAQVSGSTPAADPWAAVADQPPNPAPGGDAFDLFAKPPEPAEPPEQEPSQLPSSAKSNSPVELDPFGDLFPGTRQDGAKSFDLTNLADSLPESGKERKDCKTPEAFLGPAASSLVNLDSLVAPAPASKTRNPFLSGLSTPSPTNPFSLAEQPKPTLNQMRTSSPVPGLPAGLPANSMTYSASLPLPLSSVPAAAAALPASASAFPQAGAFPELPSNLPQPLLPLSGPPAPPSAPGGLNPFL, translated from the exons ATGACGACCTCGGCGCTGCGCCGGCAGGTGAAAAACATCGTGCACAACTACTCGGAGGCAGAGATCAAGGTGCGGGAGGCCACCTCCAATGatccctggggaccccccagcTCCCTGATGTCGGAGATCGCCGACCTCACCTTCAACACGGTGGCCTTCGCCGAGGTCATGGGCATGATCTGGCGGCGGCTGAATGACAGCGGCAAGAACTGGCGTCACGTCTATAAAGCCCTCACGCTCCTGGACTACCTCATCAAAACCGGCTCTGAGAAGGTGACCCACCAGTGCCGGGAGAACCTCTACACCATCCAGACACTGAAGGACTTCCAGTACGTGGACCGTGACGGCAAGGACCAGGGCATCAACATCCGGGAGAAGGTGAAGCAGGTGATGGCGCTGCTGAAGGATGAAGAGCGGCTGAAGCAGGAGCGGGCGCACGCGCTGCAGACCAAGGAGCGCATGGCCCTCGAGGGCATGGGCAGCGGCAGCCACCAGGTCACCTACGGCCGCCGCACGTCACCCTACGGCGAAGACTACGGCCGGGCGCGGGGCTCGCCCTCCTCCTTTAACT CATCATCCTCATCCCCACGGTTCGCCTCTGACTTGGAGCAAGCGAGGCCCCAGACGACGGGcgaggaggagctgcagctgcagcttgCGCTGGCCATGAGTCGGGAGGAGGCGGAGAAG GAGGTGAGGGCTTGGCAAGGGGAGAACTCCCTGCTGCAGAGATCCATGGAGGAGACTGCCCAGagcaaggaggaagaggaggaagaagataaGATGAAGAAAAGCCAG TCCTCTATCCTGGAGCTGGCAGATATATTCGGGCCGGCGCCAGCCCCCTCCAGCCACACGTCTGCCGACCCGTGGGATATGCCAG ATATGAAACCCAAAGTGGAGCCGGCAGCCTCTGCCTGGGCGGGTGCGCCTGACCCCTGGGTGCCTGTCCCAGCCGCCGGCGGGGAGCCCCTCTCCCAGGCGAGCGCCTTGTCCCAGCAAACCTCCTCTGGGCCCTGGGATTTCCCCCCCGGCACCACTGCAGCCTCGGACCCTTGGGGCAAGGCACCCTTGTCTTCTGGCTTCCCTCCTGCGGACCCCTGGGTGACGgcgtccccccccgcccaggtCTCTGGTTCTACGCCAGCTGCCGACCCGTGGGCTGCTGTGGCTGACCAACCTCCTAACCCTG ctccagGGGGGGACGCTTTCGACCTGTTTGCAAAGCCGCCCGAGCCAGCCGAGCCGCCAGAGCAGGAGCCCTCGCAGCTGCCCTCCTCCGCCAAGTCCAACAGCCCCGTCG agctggaccccTTCGGCGACCTGTTCCCCGGCACCAGGCAGGATGGGGCGAAGAGCTTTGACCTCACCAACCTGGCCGATTCCCTGCCCGAATCCGGCAAGGAGCGGAAGGACTGTAAAACCCCCGAGGCCTTCCTCGGCCCTGCCGCCTCCTCTCTGGTCAACCTGGACTCCCTGGTCGCACCTGCGCCGGCTTCCAAGACGCGCAACCCCTTTCTGTCGG GTCTGAGCACGCCATCCCCCACCAACCCCTTCAGCCTCGCCGAACAGCCCAAGCCAACGCTCAACCAGATGCGGACCAGCTCACCGGTGCCCGGGCTGCCCGCGGGCCTCCCCGCCAACTCCATGACCTACAGCGCATCCCTGCCGCTGCCCCTCAGCAGcgtccccgccgccgctgccgccctcCCTGCCTCCGCCAGTGCCTTCCCCCAGGCCGGCGCCTTCCCCGAACTCCCCAGCAACTTGCCGCAGCCTTTACTGCCGCTGAgcggccccccggccccgccgtcTGCTCCGGGGGGGCTCAACCCTTTCCTCTGA